Proteins encoded within one genomic window of Dyadobacter chenhuakuii:
- a CDS encoding energy transducer TonB: MKRLQESRIDLINKYLQSSKLDPELLPEILDHLACEAEERLWDGKPFEQIYHNMMETADRQSLLNLSADHQNLLAMKKSLNDIVFEGRNKLYGAYDLRKSYGQTIQRSVLMGVTLFLLLVMFPNLYARLVPESKPDDIAYIVEANPIDITPEMLPKPPVKEEVAPMPKTVRSLPPVVLPDEQVTVENLPPAIEELANAQPAEKTLDGSEEITLIMPPAPEVASSKPATAGLETRKEEIFRSVEQAPQYKGGLAEMGAFLQKNLRYPAPAAQAGIQGKVFVEFTVASDGKVENVTAIKGIGFGCDEEAVRVVKLMKNWAPGKQAGVPVKVRFTLPISFQLN; this comes from the coding sequence ATGAAACGCCTTCAGGAAAGTCGCATTGATTTGATTAATAAATATTTGCAATCAAGCAAACTGGATCCGGAACTCCTCCCGGAGATCCTCGACCATTTGGCTTGTGAAGCAGAAGAGCGTCTTTGGGATGGGAAACCGTTTGAGCAGATCTATCATAATATGATGGAAACGGCTGATCGGCAATCGCTCCTGAACCTGAGTGCTGATCACCAAAATCTGTTAGCCATGAAAAAATCATTAAATGACATTGTTTTCGAAGGCCGCAACAAACTTTACGGAGCTTATGATTTAAGAAAAAGTTACGGGCAAACCATCCAGCGCTCCGTGCTGATGGGCGTGACGCTTTTCCTGCTGCTGGTCATGTTTCCCAACCTGTACGCACGCCTGGTGCCGGAGTCAAAGCCGGATGACATTGCGTATATCGTTGAAGCGAACCCGATTGACATTACGCCGGAAATGCTTCCTAAACCACCAGTGAAAGAGGAAGTGGCGCCAATGCCTAAAACGGTCCGTTCGCTGCCGCCGGTTGTTTTGCCGGATGAACAGGTAACCGTTGAAAATCTCCCACCAGCCATTGAAGAGCTGGCAAATGCCCAACCAGCAGAAAAAACGCTGGATGGCTCTGAGGAAATCACGCTAATCATGCCTCCGGCGCCCGAAGTTGCTTCATCAAAGCCAGCCACAGCAGGATTAGAAACAAGGAAAGAGGAAATATTCAGGAGCGTTGAACAAGCGCCTCAATATAAAGGTGGACTGGCGGAAATGGGTGCTTTCCTCCAAAAAAACCTGAGATACCCGGCCCCCGCAGCACAAGCTGGCATTCAGGGAAAGGTATTTGTTGAATTCACCGTTGCATCTGATGGAAAAGTTGAAAATGTAACTGCAATCAAAGGAATTGGGTTTGGCTGTGACGAAGAGGCAGTACGCGTTGTGAAGCTGATGAAAAATTGGGCTCCCGGTAAGCAAGCCGGAGTGCCTGTAAAGGTTCGCTTTACATTGCCTATCAGTTTCCAGCTCAATTAA
- a CDS encoding PadR family transcriptional regulator, whose amino-acid sequence MENNATSNEYVRGTLKTIVLNLLAEHDRMYGYEITQEVKERTGGAIALTFGALYPVLHKLEQEGMLITESVEVDGRLRKYYSLTTPGNEAARNKTNDLERFIDAVRLLLAPKSLATE is encoded by the coding sequence ATGGAGAATAACGCAACGAGTAACGAGTACGTACGCGGTACATTGAAAACCATAGTTTTGAACCTATTGGCTGAGCATGACCGGATGTACGGATATGAGATAACCCAGGAGGTAAAAGAAAGAACGGGCGGCGCTATCGCATTGACATTTGGCGCATTATATCCTGTTTTACATAAATTAGAACAAGAAGGAATGCTGATCACGGAGTCGGTTGAGGTGGATGGACGTTTGAGAAAATATTATTCACTGACAACCCCTGGAAATGAGGCTGCCCGTAATAAAACCAATGACCTTGAACGTTTTATAGATGCTGTAAGATTATTATTGGCCCCGAAAAGTTTGGCAACTGAGTAA
- a CDS encoding Lrp/AsnC ligand binding domain-containing protein, with the protein MQKYSDIDSTDLRILSLLIENAALPYTEIGKRVFVSGGTVHVRMKKLEQMGIVKGSQLVIDPAKLGWDISAFLGIYLDKSSLYEQVATELEGIPEVVNIHYTTGIYSIFLKIVCRDTGHLREILHDKIQKVNGIQRTETFISLEERINRSIPLAES; encoded by the coding sequence ATGCAGAAATATTCAGATATAGACAGCACGGATTTGCGCATACTTTCTCTGCTTATTGAAAACGCGGCACTGCCCTATACAGAAATTGGAAAAAGGGTATTTGTATCGGGCGGTACCGTACACGTTCGCATGAAAAAGCTCGAACAGATGGGTATTGTGAAGGGCTCACAGCTCGTCATCGACCCTGCCAAACTGGGGTGGGACATCAGTGCATTTTTAGGAATTTACCTGGATAAGAGCTCGCTCTACGAACAAGTGGCGACCGAGCTCGAAGGCATTCCGGAAGTTGTGAACATTCATTATACGACAGGTATTTATAGTATATTCTTAAAGATCGTATGCCGTGATACGGGACATTTACGGGAAATCCTCCACGACAAGATCCAGAAGGTAAACGGCATCCAGCGAACCGAAACCTTTATTTCCCTTGAAGAGCGCATTAACCGCTCCATTCCGCTGGCCGAGAGTTAA
- a CDS encoding PVC-type heme-binding CxxCH protein, producing MSTLPKSLLLSFIVGLMALQTPLVAQKQKASPAKATETKADTGKFDREYALEATMLGYFAPDGARNPTLKANKGDKVRIKITNGELMTHDISLEKLGLKSKVILEKGSSTSINFVAKESDTYFCSVPGHRAAGMVGSFEVVEGNVNEMTVAGQLAMKDGKPLNLNFETGTLKDWTAKGDAFTNPLLSEDPSPVHEKDMKIGFDGKYFLSSGGNKNYKATGALTSAPFKVTQPFAAFKVSGGALADTRVELVLAGTDSIIYHITGQGRATLQPAVVDLQKYLDKDIFIRIIDNETGISQIPYIADDKWAHINFDEFLFYPSRPEFPNELKQKDIIILPPLDPVLNAGLSGEKAAAAMTPPKGFKVTLAASEPEVVKPIAFTIDAKGRLWVVEGHTYPVRAPEGQGRDRILILEDTNGDGTLDSKKVFAENLNLISGIEVGMGGVWLGSAPNMLFIPIDPKTDKPAGPEQILLDGWGLDDTHEVLNSFRWGPDGWLYGTHGVFTNSVVGKPGTPVADRAKINGGVWRYHPTLQKFEVFAEGSSNPWGIDFNDYGHPFITVCVIPHMYHVIQGARYQRQAGKHFNPYTYDDIKTIGDHVHWLGERGPHAGNFRSAAAGGGHAHAGAMIYLGNSWPKEYRNEIFMNNINGARMNIDHFEKKGSGYVAQHRPDFLAMNDSWSQWLNFKYDASGSVWAIDWYDKNQCHSPNPDVHDKTMGRIFKITHENDKWVKVDLTKASDMELVNYQLNDNDYYVRQARTLLQERGPNKKVHKALKEMLAKNPDVTRKLRALWTLHVTKGLEDKDLVELLGNENEYIRSWSVQLLTEDKQVSPEALKKFTEMAQNDQSAMVRLYLASGMLRLDPAQRWDVVNALMQKEEDKDDHNLPLMVWYAAEPLAALDMKRALQMAEKAKLPKILPYTIQRVAAIGTEDSKKVLKELNDKLGKMHSHENHESQMLIGKVLDEK from the coding sequence ATGTCCACACTTCCAAAATCATTGTTGCTGTCATTTATTGTTGGCTTGATGGCATTGCAAACACCGCTCGTGGCGCAAAAGCAGAAAGCTTCACCAGCCAAAGCAACTGAGACCAAAGCGGACACCGGGAAATTTGATCGGGAGTATGCATTAGAGGCGACCATGCTGGGCTACTTCGCTCCGGATGGTGCGCGTAATCCAACATTGAAGGCTAATAAGGGTGATAAGGTCCGCATAAAAATCACCAACGGCGAGCTGATGACGCATGACATATCGTTGGAAAAGCTGGGGCTTAAAAGCAAGGTGATCCTGGAAAAGGGTTCTAGTACGAGCATCAACTTCGTGGCGAAGGAAAGTGATACTTATTTCTGTTCCGTGCCGGGACACCGTGCGGCGGGCATGGTAGGAAGCTTCGAAGTAGTGGAAGGGAATGTGAACGAGATGACAGTTGCCGGACAGTTGGCTATGAAGGACGGCAAGCCGCTGAACCTGAATTTTGAAACAGGCACATTGAAAGACTGGACGGCAAAGGGCGATGCTTTTACAAATCCGTTACTCAGCGAGGATCCCTCGCCGGTGCATGAAAAAGATATGAAAATCGGTTTTGACGGCAAATATTTCCTGAGCAGCGGCGGCAACAAAAATTACAAAGCGACGGGAGCCTTAACCTCAGCGCCATTTAAAGTGACACAACCTTTCGCGGCATTTAAAGTTTCGGGCGGCGCATTGGCGGATACACGCGTGGAGCTGGTCCTGGCCGGGACGGACAGCATTATTTATCACATCACCGGACAAGGGCGCGCCACTTTACAGCCTGCAGTTGTTGACTTACAAAAATACTTAGACAAAGATATCTTCATCCGAATCATTGATAATGAGACGGGTATCTCGCAAATCCCTTACATCGCAGACGATAAATGGGCGCATATCAATTTTGATGAATTCCTTTTTTACCCGAGCCGCCCCGAATTTCCCAATGAGCTCAAACAAAAAGATATCATTATCCTCCCGCCGCTGGACCCGGTTCTGAATGCAGGACTTTCGGGTGAAAAAGCGGCTGCTGCCATGACGCCGCCGAAAGGTTTCAAAGTCACATTGGCCGCATCCGAGCCGGAAGTGGTGAAGCCCATTGCTTTTACAATTGATGCAAAAGGCCGGTTATGGGTGGTGGAAGGGCATACTTATCCCGTTCGTGCGCCTGAAGGGCAGGGTAGGGACCGCATTTTAATCCTGGAAGACACGAATGGTGATGGCACATTGGATAGTAAAAAAGTTTTTGCAGAAAACCTCAATCTAATTAGTGGGATAGAAGTGGGCATGGGCGGCGTTTGGCTGGGTTCGGCTCCCAATATGCTCTTTATTCCAATTGACCCTAAAACGGACAAACCGGCTGGCCCGGAGCAAATTTTGCTGGACGGCTGGGGCCTGGACGATACGCATGAAGTTTTGAACAGCTTCCGCTGGGGACCTGACGGCTGGCTTTACGGAACGCACGGCGTTTTTACGAATTCTGTGGTTGGCAAGCCGGGAACACCAGTGGCAGACAGGGCAAAAATCAATGGCGGTGTATGGCGTTACCATCCCACATTGCAGAAATTCGAGGTTTTCGCAGAAGGTTCGAGCAATCCATGGGGCATTGATTTCAATGATTACGGGCATCCGTTTATTACAGTGTGCGTGATCCCGCACATGTATCACGTCATTCAGGGCGCGCGTTACCAGCGTCAGGCGGGCAAGCACTTTAATCCATATACTTACGACGATATCAAGACCATCGGCGACCACGTCCACTGGTTGGGCGAACGCGGTCCGCATGCGGGCAACTTCCGTTCGGCTGCTGCTGGCGGCGGGCACGCGCATGCCGGGGCGATGATTTATCTTGGAAACAGCTGGCCAAAGGAATATCGCAATGAAATCTTCATGAACAACATTAACGGCGCCCGCATGAATATTGACCATTTTGAGAAAAAAGGGTCAGGTTATGTAGCGCAGCACCGGCCGGATTTTCTGGCAATGAACGATTCCTGGTCTCAATGGCTGAATTTCAAATATGATGCAAGTGGCTCGGTTTGGGCGATTGACTGGTACGACAAAAACCAATGTCACAGTCCTAACCCCGACGTCCATGACAAAACGATGGGTAGAATTTTCAAGATCACGCATGAAAACGACAAGTGGGTGAAAGTGGACCTGACGAAGGCATCTGATATGGAATTGGTTAATTATCAGCTTAATGATAACGATTACTACGTAAGACAGGCGCGCACACTTTTGCAGGAACGAGGTCCCAATAAGAAAGTGCACAAAGCATTAAAGGAGATGTTAGCCAAGAACCCGGACGTAACCCGCAAGCTGCGTGCATTGTGGACGCTGCATGTGACCAAAGGTCTGGAAGACAAAGATCTCGTGGAGTTGCTGGGCAATGAAAACGAATACATCAGAAGCTGGTCTGTGCAGTTACTTACGGAAGACAAACAAGTCTCGCCGGAAGCATTAAAGAAATTCACAGAAATGGCCCAGAATGACCAATCTGCCATGGTAAGGCTTTATCTGGCGTCAGGAATGCTCCGACTTGATCCCGCTCAGCGTTGGGATGTGGTGAATGCATTGATGCAGAAAGAAGAGGATAAAGATGACCATAACCTGCCGCTCATGGTCTGGTATGCTGCTGAACCGCTGGCTGCATTGGATATGAAAAGGGCATTGCAAATGGCCGAGAAGGCGAAATTGCCGAAAATTCTGCCGTATACCATCCAACGCGTGGCTGCCATCGGGACAGAAGATTCGAAAAAGGTTTTGAAGGAACTGAATGACAAATTAGGAAAAATGCATTCGCATGAAAATCATGAGAGCCAAATGCTGATTGGTAAGGTGCTTGATGAGAAATAG
- a CDS encoding iron chaperone: MQSSKPKNIDEYIANFPSGVQEALRQIRGVVREAAPEAEETIAYDMPTFNLNGTYLIYFAAWKKHIALYPVSAALAESLKADLEGYKGTKGSVHFPIDKPMPLELIAKIVAWRLEENSKS; encoded by the coding sequence ATGCAGTCCTCAAAACCAAAAAACATCGATGAATACATTGCTAACTTCCCTTCCGGAGTGCAGGAGGCTTTGCGGCAGATTCGGGGAGTGGTGCGGGAGGCTGCTCCGGAAGCGGAGGAGACCATTGCTTACGATATGCCTACATTTAATCTTAATGGGACTTATCTGATTTATTTCGCGGCTTGGAAAAAGCATATTGCGTTATATCCTGTTTCTGCGGCATTGGCAGAATCATTGAAAGCGGATCTTGAAGGCTATAAAGGCACGAAAGGTTCGGTGCATTTTCCGATCGATAAACCGATGCCGCTAGAACTCATCGCTAAAATTGTCGCCTGGCGATTGGAAGAAAACAGCAAGTCCTGA
- a CDS encoding Nif3-like dinuclear metal center hexameric protein: MTFIKEIIQVLEQLAPPAYQESYDNAGLIVGSGQVEVSGILLTLDVTEEVVAEAIDRNCNLIVAHHPIVFKGLKKLNGKNYVERTVLKAIKNDIAIYATHTNLDHVTNGVNWQIANLLGLENIRVLAPKKQILSKLTFFSPVANTQPILNALHDAGAGNIGNYSNCSFKTEGTGTFRPNAAANPVIGKNGEQEEVREHRAELIFPSYLESQILRALRQAHPYEEVAYYLSSLENENQEVGAGAYGELPEPVETEAFLHLLKEKMNLHVIKHTKPVRNAVQRIAVCGGAGSFLLPNAIGAGADIFVTADYKYHEFFDAENSIMICDIGHYESEVFTKNLLYNYLSGKFPNFALCLSEVNTNPVRYFV; encoded by the coding sequence ATGACATTTATAAAAGAAATTATTCAGGTTCTCGAACAACTTGCTCCGCCAGCCTATCAGGAAAGTTACGATAATGCCGGATTAATCGTAGGATCAGGCCAGGTTGAGGTCTCCGGCATATTACTGACGCTGGATGTGACTGAGGAAGTGGTTGCCGAGGCAATCGACCGGAATTGCAACCTGATTGTAGCGCATCACCCCATAGTTTTTAAAGGACTGAAAAAACTGAACGGCAAAAATTATGTGGAACGGACTGTGCTGAAAGCCATCAAAAACGATATTGCCATTTATGCAACCCACACCAACCTCGACCACGTTACCAACGGCGTAAACTGGCAAATCGCAAACTTGCTTGGATTGGAAAATATCCGTGTCCTCGCGCCGAAAAAGCAGATTTTGTCCAAACTGACATTCTTCTCGCCAGTCGCAAACACGCAACCCATTCTTAACGCGCTTCACGATGCGGGCGCAGGGAACATTGGCAATTATTCAAATTGCAGTTTCAAAACAGAAGGAACAGGAACATTCAGGCCGAACGCTGCGGCCAATCCGGTCATCGGCAAAAATGGCGAGCAGGAGGAAGTGAGGGAACATAGGGCTGAACTCATTTTTCCTTCCTACCTGGAATCCCAGATCCTTCGTGCACTGCGGCAGGCGCATCCTTATGAAGAAGTGGCCTATTATCTATCCTCGCTGGAAAACGAAAACCAGGAAGTGGGCGCGGGTGCGTATGGCGAATTGCCGGAGCCCGTCGAAACGGAAGCATTTCTGCATTTGCTAAAAGAAAAAATGAATTTGCATGTGATCAAGCATACCAAACCGGTGAGAAATGCGGTCCAGCGGATTGCTGTTTGCGGAGGGGCCGGCAGTTTTTTATTGCCGAACGCGATTGGGGCCGGTGCAGATATCTTTGTAACCGCCGACTACAAGTACCACGAGTTTTTCGATGCAGAAAACAGTATTATGATCTGCGATATCGGACATTACGAGAGCGAAGTGTTTACGAAAAATTTACTGTATAACTATTTATCGGGAAAATTCCCTAATTTTGCACTCTGTTTGTCAGAAGTCAATACCAATCCGGTACGATATTTTGTTTAA
- a CDS encoding zinc ribbon domain-containing protein: MENTIAQKLDALLKLQEIDSSLDEILKTRGDLPEEVRDLEDEIIGFETRLGKFRSEIANLNSEIDNFKNAQKEGEKLIKKYKDQQMNVRNNREYDAITKEIELQELDMQLADKKINEAKARIRLIEDDANRAESVLNERNEDLKAKKGELNVITSESEAEEKALIVEREKHVKKIEDRLLKSYQKIRDNSMNGLAVVHVSRGACGGCFSIVPPQRQADIRERKKLIVCEHCGRILADVESVEPVHQRR, encoded by the coding sequence ATGGAAAACACAATCGCACAAAAATTAGACGCTCTCCTGAAATTGCAGGAAATTGATTCAAGCCTTGACGAAATACTGAAAACGCGTGGTGATCTTCCTGAGGAAGTACGGGATCTGGAAGATGAAATTATTGGCTTTGAAACACGTTTAGGCAAGTTTAGAAGTGAAATCGCCAACCTGAACTCTGAGATCGACAATTTCAAGAACGCTCAGAAAGAAGGTGAAAAACTGATCAAAAAATACAAGGATCAGCAAATGAATGTTCGCAACAACCGTGAGTATGATGCGATCACCAAAGAAATTGAATTGCAAGAGCTTGATATGCAATTGGCTGATAAGAAAATCAACGAAGCCAAAGCCCGTATCCGCCTGATCGAAGATGACGCAAATCGCGCGGAGTCCGTTTTAAATGAAAGAAACGAAGATTTGAAAGCGAAAAAAGGCGAATTGAACGTCATTACAAGCGAAAGTGAAGCTGAGGAAAAAGCACTGATCGTAGAGAGAGAAAAGCATGTCAAGAAAATCGAGGACCGCTTATTGAAATCTTATCAGAAAATCCGTGATAACTCAATGAATGGTCTGGCTGTCGTGCACGTGTCACGCGGTGCTTGCGGAGGATGTTTCAGCATCGTTCCCCCACAACGCCAGGCTGATATCCGTGAACGCAAAAAACTGATTGTTTGCGAACATTGCGGACGTATCCTTGCAGACGTCGAAAGTGTTGAGCCTGTTCATCAGCGCAGATAA
- a CDS encoding tetratricopeptide repeat protein, with translation MNWKSNWHISVTAFLRQAMLALLLACAFSVQAEDLQYDVIFTPKLQKAYFDIQKLRLPSARALINAERNTEKTNAFIPYLDNYADLHYLLISEDKEAYKELSQLENPRLQAIGNLPDNSPYKRFLQAEIRLHWAFAKLKFGNEVSGSWEIIKAYKLLEENRKRFPDFLPTLKSLGLLHVLIGSIPENYGWVAKILGLKGNIQNGINELRIVEKEVPFFKQEAELIDLLLHAYTLQLSPAQQTRLRQWPKQQPDNLLIHFFATTVLMKEGKSDEAAQFLADAPSGDPYISFPFLEYLKGEISLQKGNYKQAGEHYTSFLKQYNGFNYIKDSNLKLFMSHWLNDEDQQANVYIKKVKAAGSAIIEADQLAERIAAEFLSGKISPRQKILYKARYATDGGYLKTASSLMETVTEKSFISTEEKAEFNYRKGRILQKSGQAAAAIPYYNRALTIAQQEAAGFGAASALQLGYIFLEKNDKPNAIAHFKKAMAFKKHEYKNSIDNKARAALTTLGQ, from the coding sequence ATGAATTGGAAAAGTAACTGGCATATTTCCGTAACTGCATTCCTGCGGCAAGCAATGCTGGCTTTGCTGCTTGCATGCGCTTTCTCCGTGCAAGCCGAAGACTTACAATATGACGTTATCTTTACCCCAAAGCTTCAGAAAGCCTATTTTGACATTCAAAAATTGCGTTTACCATCTGCCCGGGCATTAATCAATGCGGAACGCAACACGGAAAAAACCAACGCATTTATTCCCTATCTGGACAATTATGCTGACCTGCATTATTTACTGATTTCCGAGGATAAAGAGGCTTATAAGGAATTGTCACAGCTTGAAAATCCCCGTTTACAGGCGATTGGAAATCTGCCGGATAATTCTCCTTACAAACGTTTTCTGCAAGCCGAGATACGCCTGCATTGGGCATTTGCCAAGCTTAAATTTGGAAATGAAGTCAGTGGATCGTGGGAAATTATCAAGGCTTATAAGCTTTTGGAAGAGAACCGAAAACGCTTTCCCGATTTCCTTCCCACATTAAAATCACTAGGGCTTTTACATGTCCTAATTGGCTCTATTCCAGAAAACTATGGATGGGTAGCCAAAATTCTGGGCTTAAAAGGCAACATTCAAAATGGGATCAACGAGTTGCGCATTGTTGAAAAAGAGGTGCCTTTTTTCAAACAGGAGGCCGAGCTGATCGACTTACTATTGCACGCCTACACATTACAACTCTCCCCTGCCCAGCAAACGCGCCTGCGGCAGTGGCCCAAGCAACAGCCGGATAACCTCCTGATCCATTTCTTTGCAACAACTGTCCTGATGAAGGAAGGTAAGAGCGATGAAGCAGCACAGTTCCTTGCCGACGCACCTTCCGGAGATCCGTACATTTCCTTCCCTTTTTTGGAATATTTAAAGGGGGAAATCAGCTTACAAAAGGGTAATTATAAGCAAGCTGGTGAGCATTATACATCATTTTTGAAGCAATATAACGGCTTCAACTACATCAAAGACAGCAATCTTAAACTGTTTATGTCGCACTGGCTTAATGATGAGGACCAGCAAGCGAATGTTTATATTAAAAAAGTTAAGGCAGCCGGCAGTGCAATCATCGAAGCCGATCAACTTGCGGAACGGATTGCGGCAGAATTCCTGTCCGGAAAAATAAGTCCACGTCAAAAAATCCTTTACAAAGCACGATACGCGACGGACGGAGGCTATCTGAAAACTGCTTCATCGCTGATGGAAACGGTTACCGAAAAATCATTCATATCGACCGAAGAGAAAGCGGAATTTAATTACAGGAAAGGAAGGATTCTTCAAAAATCGGGTCAGGCTGCGGCTGCAATTCCCTATTACAACAGGGCACTTACCATCGCACAGCAAGAGGCCGCTGGCTTTGGAGCAGCCTCTGCGTTGCAGCTGGGCTATATTTTCCTAGAAAAAAATGACAAGCCCAACGCCATTGCTCACTTCAAGAAAGCAATGGCATTCAAGAAACACGAATACAAAAACAGCATTGACAATAAGGCCCGCGCCGCGCTCACTACGCTAGGCCAATAA
- the radC gene encoding RadC family protein, translating to MSKNGFKNPLKILSWSEEDRPREKFVHKGRTALSDAELIAILIGSGTPSMSAVDLAKIIMQTCGDNINELAKATVNDLKKHPGIGEAKAIAVLAALELGRRRNDLIGKQKRKITSSKCVYEEMKQYLLDKPNEEFWIILLNRANQVMRCVQISVGGVSSTSVDVKVIFKLAVDNLASSVILVHNHPSGQLVPSKADTALTLQIKEAGRLLDMPVLDHMIFTDNGYYSFMDAGEM from the coding sequence ATGTCAAAAAACGGATTCAAAAACCCTCTGAAAATTTTAAGCTGGTCTGAGGAAGACCGCCCGCGTGAAAAATTCGTGCACAAAGGCAGGACCGCGCTGTCCGATGCAGAACTGATCGCCATCCTTATCGGATCCGGAACGCCTAGCATGTCCGCAGTGGACCTCGCAAAAATCATCATGCAAACTTGCGGCGATAACATTAACGAACTTGCAAAGGCTACTGTCAACGATTTAAAAAAGCATCCCGGGATTGGCGAAGCGAAGGCGATCGCGGTGCTGGCGGCGCTGGAACTCGGCCGCAGGCGAAATGACCTCATAGGCAAGCAAAAACGGAAAATCACGAGCTCGAAATGTGTGTATGAGGAAATGAAGCAGTATTTGCTGGACAAGCCCAATGAGGAATTCTGGATCATCCTCTTAAACCGGGCGAACCAGGTGATGCGGTGCGTTCAGATCAGTGTTGGCGGGGTTTCAAGCACGTCGGTGGACGTTAAAGTAATTTTCAAACTGGCCGTAGACAACCTGGCCAGCTCGGTCATTTTGGTCCATAATCACCCGTCGGGCCAGCTTGTGCCGAGCAAAGCCGATACCGCACTTACATTACAAATAAAAGAGGCAGGCCGATTGCTCGACATGCCAGTTCTGGATCATATGATCTTTACAGATAACGGTTATTACAGCTTTATGGATGCCGGTGAAATGTGA
- a CDS encoding DUF3298 and DUF4163 domain-containing protein, with product MHLIKIGAFLLAMSFFTACNRSGERENSEGGQQKLVGSKVSSQFGGCDTVNSKGISIKLNLWEPSDSSEAAKAIRTTLTQKSLQRINSYGDSASIAANPEAGKSIKSAFEVFEKNYNDFKKDFPDAPGCWEVELKGDTVFSTSKILFYQLDHYAFTGGAHPNTFRSYHAFNTKTGAEIEMKDFISDSTKLLSLVDKAFRKTEKLSAETDLEEAGYFLLNHKFVLPVAYVFTPDGILFYYNPYEIAAYARGAIHFTIPYAELNGVIHRDKVF from the coding sequence ATGCATTTGATTAAAATTGGTGCTTTCCTGCTGGCTATGTCATTTTTTACGGCCTGTAATCGTTCCGGCGAGCGGGAAAATTCGGAAGGCGGTCAGCAAAAACTCGTTGGCAGCAAAGTAAGTTCACAGTTTGGAGGTTGTGACACGGTTAATAGCAAAGGCATTTCCATCAAACTCAATTTATGGGAGCCGTCCGATTCCAGCGAGGCTGCCAAGGCAATCCGGACGACATTAACACAGAAATCTCTTCAAAGAATCAACTCTTATGGAGATTCGGCCAGCATTGCCGCAAACCCGGAAGCAGGGAAAAGCATTAAAAGCGCCTTTGAAGTTTTTGAGAAAAACTACAACGACTTCAAAAAGGATTTTCCCGACGCTCCTGGTTGCTGGGAAGTGGAGCTGAAAGGCGACACGGTTTTTTCTACATCTAAAATCTTGTTTTACCAGCTCGATCATTACGCTTTCACCGGAGGCGCTCATCCCAATACATTCCGTTCATACCATGCTTTTAATACAAAAACAGGAGCCGAAATTGAGATGAAAGACTTTATTTCCGATTCTACCAAGCTGCTAAGCCTGGTTGACAAGGCATTCAGAAAAACAGAAAAGCTAAGCGCGGAAACTGACCTGGAAGAGGCAGGTTATTTCCTGCTGAATCACAAGTTTGTACTTCCCGTTGCTTACGTGTTCACGCCTGACGGAATTTTGTTTTATTACAATCCCTACGAAATTGCCGCATATGCACGCGGGGCCATTCATTTTACGATTCCTTACGCCGAGCTGAATGGCGTGATTCACCGCGATAAGGTTTTCTGA